The following coding sequences are from one Candidatus Acidiferrales bacterium window:
- a CDS encoding prepilin-type N-terminal cleavage/methylation domain-containing protein, which produces MKKNQKGFSLIELLIVVAIILIIAAIAIPNLLRSKMAANEAAAVGALRTIITAQVTYYSTYNTGYATTFQALSGAAGAAATCAASQLLDPTFNAATPARQGYNFTLGVAGAPAVVPATACNGVDDQTFEVEGAPITVGTTGQRSFCDDQAGAIYFDATGATHANGGSSCAADGWVNPLGN; this is translated from the coding sequence ATGAAAAAGAACCAGAAGGGTTTCTCGTTAATCGAGCTTTTGATCGTCGTGGCGATCATTCTGATCATCGCGGCGATTGCGATTCCGAACCTGCTCCGTTCGAAGATGGCCGCGAACGAAGCCGCCGCGGTCGGCGCATTGCGCACGATCATTACGGCGCAAGTAACGTACTATTCAACGTACAATACGGGCTATGCAACAACTTTCCAGGCGCTCAGCGGTGCTGCTGGTGCCGCGGCTACTTGCGCCGCGTCGCAATTGCTTGACCCGACCTTCAACGCTGCCACCCCGGCGCGACAGGGCTACAACTTTACCTTGGGTGTAGCTGGTGCCCCGGCAGTTGTGCCCGCGACCGCGTGCAACGGCGTGGACGATCAGACGTTTGAAGTCGAGGGAGCTCCGATTACCGTCGGGACAACCGGGCAGCGCTCGTTCTGCGATGACCAAGCTGGCGCAATCTACTTCGATGCGACTGGCGCAACCCACGCGAACGGTGGAAGCTCGTGTGCTGCTGACGGTTGGGTGAATCCGCTCGGCAACTAG
- a CDS encoding prepilin-type N-terminal cleavage/methylation domain-containing protein: MLTKVELRLRRAGSVQGFSLIELLIVIAIILIIAAIAIPNYLRSKMAANEASAVEHVRAIGTAATVYNTSWNNGYPASLPTLGGVGATATCTQAILLDSLITSPPFAKSGYIFSYQGVGSNTPVVPGCPAGFYSYLTTAVPITLGSSGQRSFCSDLPGAIHFDITGAAITSAAQCDALPTL; encoded by the coding sequence ATGCTGACAAAAGTCGAACTGAGATTGCGACGAGCGGGAAGCGTGCAAGGGTTCTCGCTAATCGAGCTGCTCATCGTGATTGCCATCATCCTGATCATCGCCGCGATTGCGATTCCGAACTATCTCCGCTCGAAAATGGCAGCCAATGAGGCTTCTGCTGTGGAGCACGTCCGGGCCATAGGCACTGCCGCAACCGTTTACAACACCAGTTGGAACAACGGCTACCCGGCGAGTTTACCCACCTTGGGTGGGGTCGGTGCAACGGCAACTTGTACGCAGGCCATCTTGCTGGATTCTTTGATTACCTCCCCGCCATTTGCCAAATCTGGATATATTTTCAGCTATCAAGGGGTTGGCTCCAACACGCCCGTGGTACCCGGCTGCCCGGCGGGCTTCTACTCTTACTTGACAACGGCCGTCCCAATCACGCTAGGCTCAAGCGGCCAGCGCAGTTTCTGTAGCGATTTGCCCGGCGCGATTCATTTTGACATCACCGGAGCGGCCATCACCAGCGCAGCTCAGTGCGACGCCCTGCCGACGCTGTAG
- a CDS encoding sigma-54 dependent transcriptional regulator, with translation MAHLLVVDDEKSICELLEITFRKEGHRVEVATSGDSAKRRLESQIYDLVISDIRMPDMTGVDLLRFAKEVSPGTVFILITGVPTIGTAIDAVNFGADRYAIKGDKLLDELRPAVQQVADNLRLKKEAGILRREIRRLTGLDHIIGTSAKMRAIFDLIQTIAPQSSRVLITGESGTGKELVARAIHENSARAGAPFITINCGAFPETLLESELFGYMKGSFTGANENRAGLFQAADAGTLFMDEIGNMSSTMQVRLYRVLQEGKVRPIGSTEETDVDVRVIAATNKDLEKEIAEGRFREDLYYRLSVIPIHLPPLRERREDIPLLARSFLERFRNSTGKRIEGIEPKAMERLESYDWPGNVRELENTIERAVALETEKRISLEGLPERILLYYQNHFGDRQLADQPKRLIPESGIDLEKHIAEMERAYLLGALECAGGIRTKAAQLLKMTYRSFRHYAKKYGI, from the coding sequence CACATTCCGCAAAGAGGGGCACCGGGTGGAGGTAGCCACTAGCGGAGATTCGGCCAAAAGGCGGCTTGAGTCGCAGATTTATGACCTGGTGATCTCGGACATCCGCATGCCGGATATGACTGGCGTAGACCTTCTGCGGTTTGCCAAGGAAGTGTCGCCGGGAACTGTTTTCATTCTGATCACCGGTGTTCCCACAATTGGCACCGCTATTGACGCGGTGAATTTCGGCGCTGACCGCTATGCAATCAAAGGTGACAAGTTGCTCGACGAATTGCGGCCTGCTGTCCAGCAGGTTGCGGACAATCTGAGATTAAAGAAAGAGGCAGGTATCCTGCGGCGTGAGATCCGCCGGCTCACTGGACTCGATCACATCATCGGCACAAGCGCAAAGATGCGCGCGATATTTGATCTGATTCAAACGATTGCGCCGCAATCCAGCCGCGTTCTGATTACGGGAGAAAGTGGAACCGGTAAAGAGCTCGTCGCCAGAGCGATTCACGAGAACAGTGCGCGGGCAGGTGCGCCATTTATCACCATAAATTGCGGAGCCTTTCCGGAGACGCTGCTCGAATCGGAACTGTTCGGGTACATGAAAGGCTCGTTTACAGGCGCAAACGAAAATCGTGCGGGACTCTTCCAAGCCGCCGATGCTGGCACGCTTTTCATGGACGAAATCGGGAATATGAGCTCGACGATGCAGGTGAGGCTCTATCGAGTCTTGCAGGAAGGTAAAGTGCGTCCGATCGGCAGCACAGAGGAAACGGACGTGGATGTTCGCGTGATCGCCGCAACCAACAAGGATCTGGAGAAAGAGATCGCGGAAGGGCGGTTTCGCGAGGATCTCTATTACCGCCTGAGTGTCATCCCTATCCATTTGCCGCCTCTGCGGGAGCGGCGGGAAGATATCCCGCTGCTGGCGCGAAGCTTTCTCGAGCGGTTTCGAAATTCAACCGGCAAGCGAATCGAGGGGATTGAACCCAAGGCCATGGAAAGGCTTGAGTCATATGACTGGCCGGGAAACGTCCGGGAACTGGAAAACACGATCGAAAGGGCGGTTGCTCTTGAAACAGAGAAGAGAATTTCCTTGGAGGGGTTGCCGGAGAGAATTCTACTCTACTATCAGAACCACTTTGGGGATAGGCAATTGGCGGACCAGCCGAAGCGGCTGATTCCCGAATCGGGAATCGACCTCGAGAAGCACATCGCCGAGATGGAGAGGGCCTATCTCTTAGGAGCACTGGAGTGCGCGGGCGGGATAAGGACGAAAGCTGCGCAGCTCCTCAAAATGACATACAGATCGTTCCGGCATTACGCTAAGAAATATGGCATCTAA